In Macrobrachium nipponense isolate FS-2020 chromosome 41, ASM1510439v2, whole genome shotgun sequence, the following proteins share a genomic window:
- the LOC135212798 gene encoding uncharacterized protein LOC135212798, which yields MRMLRWVMGISLLERLENDEIRRRAGLVKITVVIRESRLRLFGHVLRMDDEEGVKKDWEEPVRGRRSRGRQRIRWRYKVREDMERRGLAEDGAFDRRQWRRRVRQPTP from the coding sequence atgagaatgctgaggtgggttatgggaatatcactgcttgagagattggaaaatgacgaaataagaagaagggcaggcttagtaaagataacAGTGGTAATAAGAGAGTCACGGTTGAGGTTGTTtggacatgtgttgaggatggatgatgaggagggagtgaagaaggattgggaggaacctgttagaggaagaagatcgagagggagacagagaattagatggcgataTAAAGTgagggaagatatggagagaagaggtttggcgGAGGAtggtgcctttgatagaaggcagtggagaaggcgcgtcaggcaaccgaccccttaa